Proteins encoded together in one Carassius auratus strain Wakin chromosome 32, ASM336829v1, whole genome shotgun sequence window:
- the gjd6 gene encoding gap junction protein delta 6: MAPSLSGQSCNMKTAVLSGNRAKVDLFQVLYFRRPVRRDMTEWTLLKRLLDAVHQHSTMIGRLWLTVMVIFRLLIVAVATEDVYTDEQEMFVCNTLQPGCPNVCYDAFAPISQPRFWVFQIITVSTPSLCFIIYTWHNLSKQSEGEQSREAYDRSCDSDSCDIKSHKHLGHSLADVLEGIANQSTPALQETRVPIKSSLGVLSKYYVFHVCFRAVLEVGFVVAQWLLFGFRVPAHFVCTATPCTQKVDCYVSRPTEKTIFLIFMFCVGIFCIFLNFLELNHLGWKMIKKSLLIKDGSWRGYGAINQDSQSIVSLTFRDVTSTTSLPTLDLVVDHQPDWNCAGNCSTKKDKDTCKGTQSLKGKSQPNKGRKSKQRSSEVWI; this comes from the coding sequence ATGGCACCTTCGCTCTCTGGCCAGAGCTGTAACATGAAAACGGCCGTCCTTTCTGGCAACAGGGCTAAAGTGGATCTATTTCAGGTGCTGTACTTCAGGAGGCCAGTGCGTAGAGACATGACAGAATGGACGCTGCTCAAGCGGCTGCTGGACGCTGTGCACCAGCACTCAACCATGATTGGACGCCTCTGGCTCACGGTCATGGTGATTTTCCGCCTGCTCATCGTGGCCGTGGCCACTGAGGACGTCTACACGGACGAGCAGGAGATGTTTGTATGTAACACCCTTCAACCGGGATGTCCCAACGTCTGCTACGATGCCTTCGCCCCAATCTCGCAGCCTCGGTTCTGGGTCTTCCAGATCATCACCGTGTCTACGCCTTCGCTTTGCTTCATCATCTACACCTGGCACAACTTGTCCAAGCAGTCGGAGGGCGAGCAGTCGAGGGAGGCATATGATCGCAGTTGCGACTCGGACAGTTGCGACATCAAGTCGCACAAACATCTTGGACACAGTCTTGCTGACGTCCTCGAGGGCATCGCCAACCAAAGCACCCCAGCGTTGCAGGAAACCAGGGTTCCTATCAAAAGCTCCTTAGGTGTCCTTTCCAAGTACTACGTCTTCCACGTGTGCTTTCGTGCCGTTTTGGAAGTCGGTTTCGTAGTGGCTCAATGGCTTCTCTTCGGTTTCCGCGTTCCCGCTCACTTTGTATGCACGGCTACACCATGCACGCAGAAGGTCGACTGCTACGTCTCACGTCCCACCGAGAAAACCATCTTCCTGATCTTCATGTTTTGTGTAGGCATCTTCTGCATCTTCCTCAACTTCCTAGAGCTCAATCATCTGGGCTGGAAGATGATCAAGAAGTCGCTGCTCATCAAGGACGGCTCCTGGAGGGGATACGGCGCTATAAATCAAGACTCACAGTCGATAGTCTCGCTAACCTTCAGAGACGTGACCAGCACTACTTCTCTACCTACCCTAGATCTAGTCGTGGACCACCAACCTGACTGGAACTGTGCTGGGAACTGCTCAACGAAGAAAGACAAGGACACCTGCAAAGGAACACAATCGCTCAAGGGTAAATCGCAACCAAACAAAGGAAGAAAATCGAAGCAAAGGAGCAGTGAGGTTTGGATATAA